The segment TAAATCGTACATACAAAAAGTTCAAATATGGTTTTGTAGTAGATTTTGCAGATATTAGCAAGGAGTTTGATGCAACCAATAAAGCTTATTTTGAAGAGTTACAAAATGAACTTGGCAATGAGATAGAATCTTACTCTTCTCTTTTTAAATCAAAAGAAGAAATAGAAGAAGAGATAGAAAATATAAAAGATATATTGTTTGAATATGATACTTTAGATGCAGAAATATTTTCACAGCAAATATCTAAAATCCAAGATATTAAAAAGATGCAAGAGATAAAAAAAGTACTTGAAAATGCAAAAAGTCTATATAATCTTATAAGACTTTTTGGGCATTCAGAATTACTCGAAAAAATAGATTTTAGAAAATTAAATCTACTTTATAGAGAAGCTTCAAATCATCTAGATCTTTTAAATCAAAAATTAGCTTTAGAAAAAGGTGATGAAAATACAAATATAATAAATCTAGCTTTAGAAGATATAATTTTTAAATTTACAAAGATAAGTGAAGAAGAACTTATATTAGCAGATAAATTAAAAAATACTCTTAGAAAAACAAGAGAAGCTTTTCAAAATAATTTTGATAAAAAAGACCCTGAGTATATCACTTTAAAAGAAGAACTTGAAAGACTGTTTAAAAACAAAAATTTTAGTGAGATAACCCAAGATGAGATGAATGAAAATATTGGTGAACTCAAAAAAATAGATGAGAAAATAAGAGAGTTAAACAGACAAAATGACCTCTTAAAAGATAAGTACAAAGGTGATAGAAAATATGCAAGGATGCATAAAAGAATTAAGCAAAACAATATAACAGATAAGCAAAGTAGGATTTTTAATGCATTAGAGAAGATAAAAATACAGCTTGATGAAAAAGTTTTAAATAATAGTGCAATATTAAAACATGAAAACTTTTTTATAGCAGAAACTCAACCTATAGTAGATGTAGAGTTTGAAGATAACAATAAAATAGAATTGAATGATGAATCTTTTAGATACATTAACACTATGATAGCAACAGAATATCTAAATGAATACAACGGAGTAAACAATTGGTAATAGTAGAGTTTGAAAGAGAAACAAAAAAGTTAATAGATAGTTTAAAAGCAGTATGTGCAAATTTTGGACTTGGAAATGATGGAAATGAGTTCAAAATCATCACCCAAGTCTTTTTATACAAGTTTTTAAATGATAAATTTGCTTATGAGATTAAAAAAATAGATGAAAATATAAAAAATGCTCCAAGTTGGGAAGAATACTATACAAACTTAAGCCAAGAACAAAGAAACAAAATATTAAGACGAATAGGAGCAAAAGCAGCAAAGTTAAAACCAGAGTATCTTATAACACATCTGTTTAATATACAAGATAGTCCTGATTTTGCACAAACTTTTGATGATACCTTACATCAAATCTCTATAGAAAACAACGACATCTTTTCAGTAAAAACAGAAGGTGGAGCAAAAATAGAGCTTTTTGATACTTTGAGCAAATATATTATTGATGATAAAGATGCTTTTTTTAAAGCGATTATCAATAAGCTAGTAGCTTTTAGTTTTGAAAATATCTTTAATCAAAAGTATGATTTCTATGCAACTATATTTGAATACCTAATCAAAGATTATAACAGTGATAGTGGTGGAAAGTATGCAGAGTATTATACTCCCCATGCCGTTGCAAAAATCATGGCGGCTATTATGGTGGATGAAGGTGTTGCAAATGTAACTTGCTATGACCCAAGTGCAGGGAGTGGAACACTTTTGATGAATATAGCTCACGCCATAGGTGAAGATAGATGTAGTATCTACTCACAAGATATATCTCAAAAATCATCAAGTCTTTTACGACTAAATTTGATTTTAAATAACCTTGTGCACTCTATATCAAATGTGATTAAAGGAAATACTCTTTTAAGTCCATATCACAAAGAGGGTGACAGTTTACAAAAGTTTGATTATATCGTTTCAAATCCACCTTTTAAAACTGATTTTAGTGATTATAGAGATGATTTAGACTCTAAAGAAAATCACGATAGATTTTTTGCAGGTATTCCAAAAGTACCAGCAAAGAAAAAAGAGTCAATGGCTATTTATAGTATGTTTTTACAGCATATTATACATTCACTAAAAAAAGGTGGGAAAGCAGCAGTTGTAGTGCCAACTGGATTTATAACAGCTCAAAGTGGTATCGATAAAAAGATTAGAGAACATCTAATTGAAAAGAAAATGTTAGGTGGTGTTGTTTCAATGCCAAGTAATATCTTTGCTACAACAGGTACAAATGTATCTATTATATTTATAGATGATACAAATAAAGAAAATGTAGTGTTAATTGATGCTTCAAATCTAGGAAAAACTGTAAAAGATGGCAAGAATCAAAAAACAGTTTTACAAGAAGAGGAAGAACAAAAAATTATAGATACTTTTAATGATAAAAAAGTAGTTGATGATTTTTCTGTAGTTGTTTCTTATGATGATATAAAAGTTAAAAACTACTCATTTAGTGCAGGTCAATATTTTGATGTAAAGATTGAATATGTGGATATATCTAAAGATGAGTTTGATAATAAGATGAAAGGCTTTAGTGATAATCTTAAAGTTATGTTTAGAGAATCTAAAGTCTTGGAAGATGAGATAAAAAAGCAACTGTTGGGATTGGTTTATGAAGACTGAATATTTTAAAAATATTGTATTAAGAGAACATATTGATACAATTACTGATTATCATGCCAATGGAGCATACGAAAAGTTAAAAGAAAATATAACATTAAAATATAAACCTAGCTATGCAATTATGATTAGAACTTTAAACTTTGAATCAAATAACTTTGACAGTAATTTAATATATATAGATCAAAATGAATATGAATATCTTTCAAAGTCAAAAGTTTATTCTAATGATATTATAATGAATAAAATAGCTAATCCCGGTTCTGTTTATATAATGCCATATTTAAAACAGCCTGTGTCTTTGGCAATGAATTTATTTCTAATTAGATTCAAATGTACATTAAATCAAAGATTTATGTATTATTTAATGAAATATAACGAAAGTTATATAAAACAATTTGCAAATGGCACTACAACTAAGACTATAACAAAAGATTCAGTTAGAAATTTAAAATTTTATGTTCCAGAGAAACAATATCAAGATAAAATAGCAAATATTCTATCTTCTCTTGATTCAAAGATAGAAATAAACAATAGAATTAATAAAGAATTAGAAGCTATGGCAAAAACTCTTTATGATTATTGGTTTGTGCAGTTTGATTTTCCTGATGTTAATGGAAAACCTTATAAATCATCAGGTGGAAAAATGGTTTATAATCAAGAGTTAAAAAGAGAGATTCCTGAGAGATGGGAAGCCAAAACAATTGCACAATTTATTGGAAATAATAAAGGTGGAGATTGGGGAAAAGAAAAAGAAGAAGGGAATTACACTCAAAAGGTTTCTTGTGTTAGAGGTGCTGATTTAAATGGATTAAATGGTTTAGGAAGTGTAAATCCACCTGAAAGATTTATTTTAGAAAAAAATTCAAATAAAATTTTAGAATCTCATGATTTGATTGTTGAAATATCAGGAGGTAGTCCAACTCAATCAACGGGAAGAATTTCATTTGTTATTGATGAAACTATAAAAAGGTTTGAAAATCCTCTAGTATGTTCAAATTTTTGCAAATCATTTTCTTTAGAAAACCAAAAATATCTTTATTATTTCATTTATATGTGGAATAATTTATATGATAACCGCGTGTTATTTGGTTGGGAGGGAAAAACAAGTGGTATAAAAAATTTATTATTTGATTCTTTAACACAAAAATATTTTATTATTGTTCCCAATGAAAATATAAATCTAAAGTTTTATGAAAAAATGGATTCTTTTCATAAGATGAAACAAAGAAATTTAAAAGAAAATCAAGAACTAGCAAAATTAAGAGATTGGCTTCTTCCAATGCTTATGAATGGACAAGTAAGTGTGAAAGATAGTGAGTATAAAAACAGTCAAAATGACTTATTAGTAGCCCAACCAAAACCAGAGTATAATTAAATTTTTTGATATAATATAGCTTTAAAGGAATATTGATGACTAAAAGAATTTTAGATAAAGAAAATTTAAAAAAAGTTATAGAAACAACTCAAAATATTGAGGGATATTCTGAAGCCTCAAAAAAAGTAAAAGATGAAGCTAAAATAGTAAGAGAAAAATATGGCATCAAAGTATCAGCTAAAAGATAATTTATTTAAAATCCTAACATCTACAGAAGCCGAGCGTTTATTTTTCTCTTTTCTAAACAAGATTGCTAACTGTCAGAGTGTTTAAAAGTTGCATGCTGGAGTGAAACGACTAAATTCCAGAATGGACAAAATAGAAGTTTTAATAAGCGAGTTTTACCAAGCAGAAAAGATAAAAATAATAAGTGAGGGAACCTTTGGCTTCGCAGCCGTTGGTGGCTTTTTGTTTTACTTTTTGCCACCAAAAAGTGAAGAAGCGGAAATCTCAGATTTTCAAGAGAAAAGATTTTAAACATAAAATAATTGACTCTAGTCAAACTAATTTAAACTAAATTTGCTATGATTACAAAACAAAATAATAAAAATAAACTATACTTATACAGTAAGGAATTGACATGCAAGAAGAATTTAATGAATATTTTAACAGACAGATAAAACTTTGGGGGCAAGAGACTCAAGACTCGCTTCAAGGGAAAAAGGTAGCTATTATTGGAAGTGGTGGGCTTGGTTGTACACTTGGTATCGCACTTGGTGCTTCTGGAATAGGGGAGTTTACTTTAGTGGATTTTGATACTGTGGGTGTTCATAATATCCATAGACAAATAGGCTTTAGAGTTGGCGACGATGGAAAATATAAGTGTGATGTTTTAAAAGAACTTATTGAAGCTAGATGTCCTTATACAAAAGTTACTACTTATAAAGAGACTTTTCAAGAGTTTGCAAAAAGAGGTTTAGAGTTTGATCTTATCATTGATGGAACGGATAATCTTCTAACGCGTGCAGATATCAATGAATACTGCATAAATCATAATCAAGCTTGGATTTATGGAAGTGTTGAGGAGTTTCATGGGCAAGTTTGTTTTTTCGAAAAAGCCTCTTATGAAGCAGTATTTCAAGTAAATGATAGAAAACCAAATGGTATCGCTTGTCCTATTGTTATGCATGTGGGTTCTCTTCAAGCAAATTTAGCCATTAGATATTTAACAGGACTTCCAGTTAAAAAAGATGTTTTATATTATCTTTCTTTTGATGAAGAAGGTATTATAAATTACAAAAACTTTAAACTACCTACAAAGTAAAATATAGAGCAAAACTAGCTCTATATTTAAATACAAAAATCTTCAAAATAATTTTCCAAATAACCATTTTTTAAGCACTTTTTAGATATTATTTCCAAATTTTACTACATATATGGGGAACTTATAAATGCCAAAAAGAGAAGATATTAAATCTATATTATTAATCGGTTCTGGTCCTATTATTATTGGGCAAGCATGCGAATTTGATTATTCAGGAACACAAGCTACAAAGACATTAAAAGAGTTAGGTTATAGAGTTGTATTAATCAACTCAAATCCAGCAACTATTATGACAGATCCTGAATTTGCAGATAGAACTTATATCGAGCCAATTACAGAAGATATGATTGCAAAGATAATCAAAAAAGAGAATATTGACGCAATCTTACCAACTATGGGTGGACAAACAGCACTTAATGTTGCTACAACAATGTATGACAAAGGTATGCTTGATGGTGTTGCTTTTTTAGGTGCTCATCCAGATGCTATTAAAAAAGGTGAAGATAGACATCTTTTCAATGAAGCTATGATAAAAATCGGTATGGATTTACCAAAAAGTGCAAATGCATATAGCGTTGAAGAAGCTATAAAAGTAGCAAAAGAGATTGGTTTCCCAGTGATTTCTAGAGCATCTTTTACCCTTGCAGGTGGTGGTTCTGGTGTTGCTTACAATATGGAAGAGTTCAAAAAACTTGCAGAAATAGGAATAGAAGCAAGTCCAATCAATGAAATTGAGATTATGGAATCAATGCTTGGTTGGAAAGAATACGAAATGGAAGTTATCAGAGATAGAAAAGATAACTGTATCATCGTATGTTCTATAGAAAACTTAGACCCAATGGGTGTTCATACAGGAGATAGTGTTACTATCGCTCCTGCTCTTACTCTTACAGACAAAGAGTACCAAGATATGAGAAATGCTTCATTTGCTATTTTAAGAGAGATTGGTGTTGATACAGGTGGTTCAAATGTACAGTTTTCAATTTGTCCAAAAACTGGAAGAATGATAGTTATTGAGATGAATCCTAGAGTTTCTCGTTCTTCAGCACTTGCTTCTAAAGCTACTGGTTATCCTATTGCAAAAGTTGCAACGCTTCTTGCTGTTGGATTTACTCTTGATGAGATTGAAAATGATATTACAGGTACAACTGCATCTTTTGAGCCAGTTATTGATTATGTAGTTACTAAAATCCCTAGATTTACTTTTGAAAAATTCCCTAAAGCAGACTCTACACTTACAACTTCTATGAAATCTGTTGGTGAAGTTATGGCTATGGGTAGAACCTTTAACGAATCAATCCAAAAAGCACTTTGTTCTTTAGAGACTGGACTTTGTGGTTTTGACCCAATCAAAGCAGAAATGGAAAAAATCAAAGCTGAAATCAGAAGACCAAATTGTGATAGACTTTTATACTTGATGCAAGGTATGAGAGAAGGACTTACAAATGCAGAGATTTTTGAATTATCAAAAATAGATCCTTGGTTCTTGACTAAATTTAGACAAATCGTTGATATGGAAAAATCAATGGATGCTTCAATTTTAACTGACGAAGTTAAGATGAGAATAATCAAATCAAATGGATTTTCTGACAAGATGATTTCTATGCTTATTGGTAAAACAGAAGAAGAAGTTTATCAAGCAAGAAAAACTCTAAATGTAGATTTTGAATACAATGAAGTTGATACTTGTGCAGCTGAATTTAAAGCTCTTACTCCATATCTTTACTCTACTACAAATGTAACTAAAGTTCCTCAAGTAAATAAAATAACAGATGAGAAAAAAGTTATGATTATAGGTGGTGGACCAAATAGAATTGGACAAGGTATCGAGTTCGATTATTGTTGTGTTCATGCAAGTTTTGCCCTAAAAGAAATGGGTATCAAAACTATCATGTATAACTGTAACCCTGAAACTGTATCAACTGACTATGATACATCAGATATCTTATACTTCGAGCCAATTGATTTTGAACATGTAAGAAGCGTAGTAGAAAAAGAAAATCCAGATGGTGTTATAGTTCACTTTGGTGGGCAAACTCCACTTAAACTAGCAAATGCATTAACAGCTGCAGGAGCTAAAATCATAGGTACTACTGCTGAAGTTATTGACTTAGCAGAAGATAGAAAAAAATTCTCAAAATTTGTTGAAGATGCAGGACTTTTACAACCAGAAAATGGAACAGCAGTAGAAGTAGAAGAAGCTATTGAAATAGCTGAAAGAATTGGTTATCCAGTTCTTGTAAGACCTTCATTTGTACTTGGTGGAAGAGGGATGAAAATTGTCTATTCTACAAATGAGTTAAGACAATATATGGATGAAGCAGTATCTGTATCAAATGATGCTCCAGTACTTATTGACAAATTCCTTGATAGAGCAATTGAGCTTGATGTTGATTGTATTTGTGATGGAAAAGAAGTATATATTGGTGGAATCATGCAACATATTGAAGAAGCTGGTGTTCACTCAGGTGACTCAGCGTGTTCTTTACCTCCTGTTTCTATAAGTGATGAGTTAATCAAAGAACTTGAAACAAAAACAAAAAATATGGCACTAGGTCTTGGTGTTGTTGGTCTTATGAATACGCAATATGCTATTCATAAAGGGCAAATTTATCTTATCGAAGTTAATCCAAGAGCTTCAAGAACAGTTCCTTTTGTAAGTAAAGCAACTGGTATGCCTTTGGCAAAAGTGGCTACTAGAGTTATGTGGGGTGAGAGTTTAAGAAATGCTCTTGATACATATAATACTGAGCTTGTATGGGAAGATAATGGTGTATTAAAACCAATATTAAGAAACCATGTGGCTATCAAAGAAGCAGTTTTCCCATTCAATAAACTTAGTGGTTCTGATATGATATTAACTCCTGAGATGAAATCAACTGGTGAAGTTATGGGTATATCTGATAGTTTTGGTGAATCATATGCAAAAGCACAAAGTGCTGCTAAAAATGATATTCCAACAGAGGGGAAAGTATTTATTTCATTATGTGATTTAGATAAGGAATTTGCACCAAAAATCGCTAAAGGCCTTAAAGATGAAGGTTTTACAGTAGTTGCTACTGGTGGAACACATAAAGCAATTGCCGATGCTGGAATTGAGTGTGAGAAAGTTCTTAAAATCTCTGAAGGTAGACCAAATATTATTGACTCTATTACAAATGGTGAAATTGCCCTTGCAATTAACACAAGTGATGGAAAAGAGTCATCAAAAGATGATGGTAAAAATATCAGAAGATCAGTTTTAAAAATGAATGTAACATATGTAACAACAGCAGCAGCAGCTTTCGCTTGTCTTGAAGCTATGAAAGAAATTAGAAAAAAAGATGGATTGTCTCCAAAATCAATTCAAGAATTTCTAAGCAGATAATATGAACCCAAACTCTGTTTATTTGGTACAAACAGATACAACTGTTGGCTTTTCATCAAATGATAATGAAAAGCTAGCAGTTATAAAAAAAAGACCCAAAACACAAAAAATACTAAGAACTGTAGACTCTTTTAAGACTTTACAAAACTTCACAAGAATCCCAAACAACCATAAAAGAAGAGTAAGAAACTCTAAAAATAGTACTTTTATATATCCCAATAATGAGTCATTTAGAGTTATAAGTAAAGATTCTAGTTTTTATGACTTTATAAAAAAGTTCAATGTTCTTTATTCTTCTTCAGCAAATGAGACCAAAAAAAACTTTGAAGAAGAGTATGCTAAAGATGTCTCAGATGTAGTTGTAATACAAAAAAATGGTTTTTTTGAAGATATTCCTTCTAAATTATATAAGCTAAATAAAATTAAAGTTAAGAAATTAAGATAATCTAAGACTTTATTAAGTCATAAGTCCATAAAATAAATATTATTCATAAAAGGCTACTCATGTTTTTACATAGAGAAAATGAACTTGAAATATTACAAAAAGACTTCTCTATCCCTAACTCATCATTTAATTTTATTTTTGGAAGAAGAAAGATAGGTAAAACATCATTTGTAAACTCTTATATAAGTGGTAAAAATAGCTTTTATATCTCTTTTTTAGAGATGATGAATTTAATTACTTTTCAAACTATTCATAAAAATATCGAAAACTTTTTAAATAAAAAAGTGGATATTTTTGATACTTTTGAATCTTTTTTAAAAGTAATAGCAAAAGAGACCTTTGAAGAAAAATTGATTTTAGTATTAGATGACTTTCAAAATCTAATCAAAGTAGAAAAAGATGCCTTAAGTCTTTTTTATAAGGCTTGGAATAAAGAGCTAAGTTCTTCAAATATCCAAGTTATTATTTTATCATCTATTTGTTCTAGTAATAAAGATGATGAATATATTTACAAAAAATCTTCAAACATAATAAAACTAGATAAATTACCATACGCTAGTATTAAAGAATTTATTCCTGATGTTCAAGCTGGTGATATAATGCATATCTTTAGCGCTTATGGTACAAACCCTGATTATCTAAAACTATATGACCCTAAAAAAGATTTTCTTTTAAATATAAAAGAGAATTTTTTAAGTTATGATGGAATCTTTTTCAATGAAGGTATGGATTTTTTGAAAAAAGATTTGAATGAAATCTCAACATACTCATCAATACTTTATGCCATAGCTTTAGGAAACAGTAAAATTGGAGCAATAGCAGACTTTTTAAACCTAAAATCAACTTATCTCACACGATATTTGCAAAAACTAATTGACATAATGATTATCAAAAAATATGTACCTATAAATGAAGATATAAAAAAGAGCAAGTTTGGAAGATATGAGATTGAAGACAATTTTATGAGATTTTGGTTTTGTTATATATATCCTAATTATTCAACTCTTCAAAAGGGTGATACTAGTAGTGTGGTTAGTAATATAAAAGAAGACTTTACAAAACGACTTGTGCAAAGCAGTTATAAAATGCATATTTTAAGTCTAATTAAAAATGATCCATATAAATACTTAGGTTTTATTCCAAATAATCTTGGAAGTTGGTGGAATAATAAAGATACCAATATCGATATTATCGCTTATGATTCTAAAAATATTATCTTTATTGATACAAAGTGGAGAGATACTCAAGAGCTAGAAGAAAGCTATGCTATATTAAAAAATAAATCCGATGAATTTAAAACTACTCTAAATAAAAAATATATCATATTCTCGAAAATTTCCCCTGCGAAATTTAGCTAAAGGATTTTAAGTGGCTACAAGTATTACAGTTAAAAGTCCAAATGGTGAAAGCACAATATATGAAGTTAGCTTATTTGATGTCATAGATATAAAAAAAGGTGACTATGTACTTGTACCAGAGCGACCTGAATTATTAGACTTAGAAATTATTGATGATTCTTTAAAAATAAAGTTTCCAGATGGAAATAGTGTAGTAGTGAAAGATATAATTACTTTTATCAAGCAAAATAATGCAACAGATACCCATGGGCTTATGGATAAATTAGATACCTCTGCCATATCTTTTTTAGATGAAAAAGGTGATTTTGAAGAAATAGATTTAGTAGATAAACTTTTAGCCCTGATTGAAAAATCACCAAAAGCTAAAGAAAGCCTTTCTCCTATTGAAAGTGATGAAAGTGACACTCATGTATCAGATACTAATCTTACAAGCGATAATAGACCCACAATAAGAGGTATAACAGAAAGTGGCGCAAGAGTAACTATCACAGATGATGCTGGAAATATTTTAGGAAGTACAATAGCAGATGAAGATGGAAACTACTCAATAACGACAAGTGAACTTTCAAATGGAACACAAAACTTGAAAATAACAGCCACTGATAAAGAAGGGAATTCAGGAACAGAGATTCAAACTATCACTGTAAATAGCTCAGAATCAGATATCAAAAAATTTGAGATAACAAACATATCAGATGCAAATGAAGAGTACTCTTATATAAATATAAGTGGTAAAGGATTGGAAAGTAAAAATAGTGTATCAATATTTGATGAAGATGGCATAAAAGTTGCCACTACAACTATAATAGAAGATAGAACTTGGAATGTAAGTTTCTCAAACTTTGCAGGAACACCTGTGAGTAATAAAGAGTTTTTTAAAGCAATAGAGAATGATATAGCAGGAAATGATATAGCACAAATAGATAGTAATCATTATTGGAATGAAAAGCTAAGTTCTTTAGCTAATGAGCCAACAGATGAGTTTGAGACGGCAGATATTGCAAAGGAAAAGGGTACTACAGATACAATAGCATCTGTTGAAAATGGAAGTATGCTAAGTGATACTGAAATTAAAAGCGATGTTTTAGAAGATGATATGACAAGCGTATTTGATGAATTAGCTATTGTAGAGAGTTTAGAAAATAGTATTGAAGAATATGGAAGTGATGAAAGTATTTCTATTGCTGAAGAAGATATTGAGTACGAAGATGATCTTAGTTACATAGAAGATGACTTTTTAAATGATGTTCAAATAGAATCTCTTCCTACTACTAAAGATTTGACTTTAACTGGCATGGAAGAAAGTGTTGAAGATGATATATTAGAGCAATCAAATAATGAGGATATAAAAAAAGAAAATGACGATGTACCTCTTCATGTAGAAGAGCCAGAAGTAGAAACTTCTATGGATAATGAGATATCAATAAATGATGCTATAGATAATAACGATGAGATAGATTCAATCGTACCAGTTGATGAAACGGAAGAAGTACAAAAATACGCAAAAGATTGGCTAAAAACAGGTGTTCAAGTAAAAGATGGCGATGATATATTTGAGGTATGGACAAAAGATGATGCCACAGTATATGTTGATATCTCAACAACACTAATAGATATCTAAACTAAAAAAAGAGATATTCAGCCTCTTTTTCTTAAATTTCCCCTTACTTTTAAGCATAAATAAAAAGAATCTAAACTATAATTCCACTCTTCGACCCCGTCGTCTAGTGGCCAAGGACGACAGGATTTCCTCCTGTAAACTCAAGTTCGAATCTTGACGGGGTCGCCACCGATATAAAGGTGATTGCTGAAGATTTTAGAATATAAAAAAAAGCCTCTTGTGATACTTTTGGTGATACTTTTATATTTTATAGATTGTAGTAATTAAAGAATTACCCCGTAATTTCACAATTACCCCCTAGTAAAATAACTAATTACCCCCTGGTAATTTCACAATTACCCCCTAGTATAAGTATTGATTACCCCCTGGTAATTATAGAATTACCCCTATGCTATCTTAGAGCCTATTTCATCATATATAGAAAATGAAATTTGCTACATATACAGAGTTCCAATTACTTTTTTACAATACACTAGTACACTACAGTTAAATTATTTTTAATAATAAGAAATTAATTTTAGAAAGATACAATACGAGCATGACATAAAAGTCAAATATATAGATAAGATTTAAAGTTGAGAAGAAGAGAAAAGTTAAATAATCTCTTCTTTTTATTTTGTAAAAGTTTTATTATATAAAATATACTATTGAAAAAGAAGAAACAATCAGTATAAGTAAAAAAATAATATCAAATATAGTAAA is part of the Arcobacter sp. F2176 genome and harbors:
- a CDS encoding class I SAM-dependent DNA methyltransferase is translated as MVIVEFERETKKLIDSLKAVCANFGLGNDGNEFKIITQVFLYKFLNDKFAYEIKKIDENIKNAPSWEEYYTNLSQEQRNKILRRIGAKAAKLKPEYLITHLFNIQDSPDFAQTFDDTLHQISIENNDIFSVKTEGGAKIELFDTLSKYIIDDKDAFFKAIINKLVAFSFENIFNQKYDFYATIFEYLIKDYNSDSGGKYAEYYTPHAVAKIMAAIMVDEGVANVTCYDPSAGSGTLLMNIAHAIGEDRCSIYSQDISQKSSSLLRLNLILNNLVHSISNVIKGNTLLSPYHKEGDSLQKFDYIVSNPPFKTDFSDYRDDLDSKENHDRFFAGIPKVPAKKKESMAIYSMFLQHIIHSLKKGGKAAVVVPTGFITAQSGIDKKIREHLIEKKMLGGVVSMPSNIFATTGTNVSIIFIDDTNKENVVLIDASNLGKTVKDGKNQKTVLQEEEEQKIIDTFNDKKVVDDFSVVVSYDDIKVKNYSFSAGQYFDVKIEYVDISKDEFDNKMKGFSDNLKVMFRESKVLEDEIKKQLLGLVYED
- a CDS encoding restriction endonuclease subunit S, encoding MKTEYFKNIVLREHIDTITDYHANGAYEKLKENITLKYKPSYAIMIRTLNFESNNFDSNLIYIDQNEYEYLSKSKVYSNDIIMNKIANPGSVYIMPYLKQPVSLAMNLFLIRFKCTLNQRFMYYLMKYNESYIKQFANGTTTKTITKDSVRNLKFYVPEKQYQDKIANILSSLDSKIEINNRINKELEAMAKTLYDYWFVQFDFPDVNGKPYKSSGGKMVYNQELKREIPERWEAKTIAQFIGNNKGGDWGKEKEEGNYTQKVSCVRGADLNGLNGLGSVNPPERFILEKNSNKILESHDLIVEISGGSPTQSTGRISFVIDETIKRFENPLVCSNFCKSFSLENQKYLYYFIYMWNNLYDNRVLFGWEGKTSGIKNLLFDSLTQKYFIIVPNENINLKFYEKMDSFHKMKQRNLKENQELAKLRDWLLPMLMNGQVSVKDSEYKNSQNDLLVAQPKPEYN
- a CDS encoding ThiF family adenylyltransferase; the encoded protein is MQEEFNEYFNRQIKLWGQETQDSLQGKKVAIIGSGGLGCTLGIALGASGIGEFTLVDFDTVGVHNIHRQIGFRVGDDGKYKCDVLKELIEARCPYTKVTTYKETFQEFAKRGLEFDLIIDGTDNLLTRADINEYCINHNQAWIYGSVEEFHGQVCFFEKASYEAVFQVNDRKPNGIACPIVMHVGSLQANLAIRYLTGLPVKKDVLYYLSFDEEGIINYKNFKLPTK
- the carB gene encoding carbamoyl-phosphate synthase large subunit; the encoded protein is MPKREDIKSILLIGSGPIIIGQACEFDYSGTQATKTLKELGYRVVLINSNPATIMTDPEFADRTYIEPITEDMIAKIIKKENIDAILPTMGGQTALNVATTMYDKGMLDGVAFLGAHPDAIKKGEDRHLFNEAMIKIGMDLPKSANAYSVEEAIKVAKEIGFPVISRASFTLAGGGSGVAYNMEEFKKLAEIGIEASPINEIEIMESMLGWKEYEMEVIRDRKDNCIIVCSIENLDPMGVHTGDSVTIAPALTLTDKEYQDMRNASFAILREIGVDTGGSNVQFSICPKTGRMIVIEMNPRVSRSSALASKATGYPIAKVATLLAVGFTLDEIENDITGTTASFEPVIDYVVTKIPRFTFEKFPKADSTLTTSMKSVGEVMAMGRTFNESIQKALCSLETGLCGFDPIKAEMEKIKAEIRRPNCDRLLYLMQGMREGLTNAEIFELSKIDPWFLTKFRQIVDMEKSMDASILTDEVKMRIIKSNGFSDKMISMLIGKTEEEVYQARKTLNVDFEYNEVDTCAAEFKALTPYLYSTTNVTKVPQVNKITDEKKVMIIGGGPNRIGQGIEFDYCCVHASFALKEMGIKTIMYNCNPETVSTDYDTSDILYFEPIDFEHVRSVVEKENPDGVIVHFGGQTPLKLANALTAAGAKIIGTTAEVIDLAEDRKKFSKFVEDAGLLQPENGTAVEVEEAIEIAERIGYPVLVRPSFVLGGRGMKIVYSTNELRQYMDEAVSVSNDAPVLIDKFLDRAIELDVDCICDGKEVYIGGIMQHIEEAGVHSGDSACSLPPVSISDELIKELETKTKNMALGLGVVGLMNTQYAIHKGQIYLIEVNPRASRTVPFVSKATGMPLAKVATRVMWGESLRNALDTYNTELVWEDNGVLKPILRNHVAIKEAVFPFNKLSGSDMILTPEMKSTGEVMGISDSFGESYAKAQSAAKNDIPTEGKVFISLCDLDKEFAPKIAKGLKDEGFTVVATGGTHKAIADAGIECEKVLKISEGRPNIIDSITNGEIALAINTSDGKESSKDDGKNIRRSVLKMNVTYVTTAAAAFACLEAMKEIRKKDGLSPKSIQEFLSR
- a CDS encoding Sua5 YciO YrdC YwlC family protein, whose amino-acid sequence is MNPNSVYLVQTDTTVGFSSNDNEKLAVIKKRPKTQKILRTVDSFKTLQNFTRIPNNHKRRVRNSKNSTFIYPNNESFRVISKDSSFYDFIKKFNVLYSSSANETKKNFEEEYAKDVSDVVVIQKNGFFEDIPSKLYKLNKIKVKKLR
- a CDS encoding ATP-binding protein — its product is MFLHRENELEILQKDFSIPNSSFNFIFGRRKIGKTSFVNSYISGKNSFYISFLEMMNLITFQTIHKNIENFLNKKVDIFDTFESFLKVIAKETFEEKLILVLDDFQNLIKVEKDALSLFYKAWNKELSSSNIQVIILSSICSSNKDDEYIYKKSSNIIKLDKLPYASIKEFIPDVQAGDIMHIFSAYGTNPDYLKLYDPKKDFLLNIKENFLSYDGIFFNEGMDFLKKDLNEISTYSSILYAIALGNSKIGAIADFLNLKSTYLTRYLQKLIDIMIIKKYVPINEDIKKSKFGRYEIEDNFMRFWFCYIYPNYSTLQKGDTSSVVSNIKEDFTKRLVQSSYKMHILSLIKNDPYKYLGFIPNNLGSWWNNKDTNIDIIAYDSKNIIFIDTKWRDTQELEESYAILKNKSDEFKTTLNKKYIIFSKISPAKFS